DNA from Musa acuminata AAA Group cultivar baxijiao chromosome BXJ1-5, Cavendish_Baxijiao_AAA, whole genome shotgun sequence:
ATGAAAGAAGGATTTGGGTTATGAAATTTAAAGCTAAACGAATTGGAAACCTCTCTCTAAAGTCCTCCAGCCACAATCACAATAAACCATTTGCTCAAAGTGTTTATCGTCGTACTAAATCATGAATGCTAAAGCTACAAAATCGCCTCAATAAACAACTATGTGCCATAATCAATCGACTATTCTCTTATGCACGAAACAAGCTTCGTCAGGATAATTCATCGATTGGATTCTAAACGAAGCAATCCCTAATCTACAAACAAGAAACATCGACGGAAGCTTCAAAAGCAGGTTTTGCTTTGGGTGGTCACGGATCGAAAACGTCTGCTTTTGCTTAATCCTGTTAATATCTCCACTAATTCAAGCATCTACAATGCTTCcaagtaaataaaattaaagacaaacatggaaTCCAACCTTCCCTGTAGTGAGCTCGAGAAATCGATCAAAAGACTAGAAAAAATCATTGGAGAACGAGAGAGTTGGTCGGATCAAGAAGCGATTGTACCTCGTCGTAATCCTTCTTGTCGGCTTTAGGTTGCTTCAGGGGCTTCAACTTCCCACCTGGATTGCTACGATACACATCCAGCAGAACCGATTACAAAGAGGACAATCGAAACCCTAGAATACGAGAGAGAACAGACATAGATCCGACCTTACTTGGACGGCATGGTCGGTAGGGAGAAGAAAGGAAGAGAAGACCCCAAGAACTGATGCCGAGCGCCAAATCAAATCGAATGAGAGTCGTCATtctgtggggtatatataggcgggACGGGGTGGTTGGGATGGCGACTTGCGATGGGGATCCGAACGCCAGAATTTTCATTGCACACCGAATCTAAGCTGGGCCTGAGTTGTCCTTATGGGCCTTTTTTAGTTGAATAATTTACAGAAAAATCCTTTTTTCTAATGAAAACACAAAGTAGATATGGattgatttttttctttgataCTCGTGAAGTGTATAAAAGAAAATTGTAATTAAGATATCTACTGGTAAAGTAATTAAGATATCTAGACCGATACGAATCATATTTAGTCTTTGTAAAACCATATTTAGTCTCATGTTGGTCAAAATAAAAGAAACTCCAAAAAAACATATGTGAATAGATATCTAAATTAGCTGGCCGTCAAGTTCAagcactaacaagttcaaaaaatAGAGAAGGTGCTGCACTTAGAATAATGCATCATACAAGCAGACGATTGATACACGAATATGGttataggagaacaagatattgttGTTGTAGCTTCTGCATCCGAATAAAACATAAGAATCTTGAAATTGGAACATATTTACTGCTAATCATAGTAGATGTCAgtgaaagaaggaaaaagaaagaaatgagaaTTATTCTAAGTGTCATGATCCACAAAACTATTTTGAGTGTCAAAGGCGAAGCGATTTGAAAACGAGAGTGAAACAAGGACAGGGAAGACTCGCATATTTCTTGATCACTTGATCTTCACAATGGTTGTCGCCCTCTTATGTGGAAGCAGAAAAAGAGGGCACCGCGGTTCATGTTTCAATCCTTCTTCAAGGCAGCGAATCGGGAAGTTCATCATGTTCGGGTAGTCTTGAATGCACTCGTCTGCCACTAGGACTTAGCAAGTCAGACTGCATCAAAATAGCTTGAGTAGGAAGCTTCAAAGCTTCAGCTGACCTAACTGGTTCTGGTGCCAATGAGACAGCTCTCTCGGGAGGATGTGCTGCTGATACTCCTGGGCCAGGTTGGAATCTGCTGCTACACTGGTTATCCATAGATCTATCTGAATCAAGAACATGATCCATGGATGAAATTCTGGTTCTCCTTCTTGTCTTGATGCGCTCATTTGTTGTCCCTTTTTTGCTATAGTGAATCAAGAGCCTATCCATAACCATTTCTTTCTCATACTCTTCATCGTATGTGGTGACATTATGCTTGCCCCCATCTTTTCCATGCCATGGTGATGTTTGTGACATAAGTTTTCCATAAACTATAGCATTGTCAAACTCATCGTCAATCGGTGCTCTTGGGTGTCTAGTTATGTTCTTCCCCTCATCGAAATAATCACCATTGGCACCAGCACTCCTCCTGCTTCTGTGCCTTCTTTGGCTTCTTGGTGTTTGGCTGGTAAGCTTCTCATCATAAATGGATTTCTCATTAGTCTCCATGATTGCTGGCTTCTGGGAGTTCCTCAGCAAAGAATTAGACATAATTCTCTCATCGCTGGGAGCTTGATCCTTGTAATTATCATTAGTATGACAAGGTTTGTTGTGACCAGCAGAGCCAAGCCTTTGAATCATTCGATCACCATTTACCGAAATATCATTGACTTTTGGTTTTACATATGGTGGAATCATATTGGTCGCTGTACCTTTGTTGTTCACCGACCTGATTGGCAACCTTTCCTTTGCATTAGGATCTGACCATTCTTCATGTCTTTGTGATCTATCATACTTTAAGCCATTTGCACTCTTTTCTATGACTTGGCTTTTATTGCTATTCCCATTTGACTTGGTGTATGGAGGAACCACATTGGGTTTGTCATTCCAAGAATTCATTATACCAACTTGCTTCTCTGAGCCTCTTGGATCCAGCTGTTCTTGCACTTTTGTTGTCCTTTGTCGTGGAACATATCTGAGATCATCATTTCCACAGCTTCCCTTCTGTTTGATCTTTAGATTTCCATATGGAGGAACTACTGCATCGATTTGGTATGGCTCCACATTTTCGATTTCATTAGCATTTACCTTTCTTGTCTTCACAACTGTGCCATGCAATTGGTCAGTACTAAAAGTtgaaatcatataattattttttggcTCCTGCACTTGTGTCCGTGCAACAGTTATAGGAGTAGGCTCATGATTTTTCTTAGATAATGGCTCCTCCTTGTTGATTTTAGTCAGCATTGGTGGAGTTGCATCATTCGCAGAACGAGGAAGTACCGCTCTCTTTGGTTGTTCCTGAAACCCAAGAAAGCAGTATCTTAATTTGGTGCAGAGGAAGCAAGtagataaagaaaaaataaatagcaGAGGAAACTACTTTATGTAAATAGCAAATGGAAACAATATTTGAGACTAAACAATAGTGGCTAACTTACATATTTAACTGCAGGAGAATTAGATGATTTCTGCTCAAATGCCCAAGAATCCCATCTTATGGAGAACTCCTCAACAATGTTTTGCAGCAACTGCAGCTTCTTTTCCTTGGAAAATTCCTTCTTCTGAACTTTCTCCACAAACTGGGGAAAAAAGATCATATTTATCTATGGGAACATAACAAACTACATTAGTTTTATTTGATGGGAAAAACAGTACAGCACCTCAGCATTTACAAATGATTCCGTCTGACCCCCATATCGTTTTGTAAAAACATGCCTAAGATCACATAATTCTGGTAAATCTGGAAATCTAGCTGCAGCAAAAATTAGAGTTGACACAGCCTCTGACACTCCATCAGGGCATTCCCTGCATAaagaaaaatgtaaaaaaaaagcaTAATAAAAATAGACAAGATGGAAAAAATAGTCAAAAAAAATCTTCAGCTCTGAAACGTAGGTGACTATTGAACAAATTTGGTTTGTTCATTCAATTTTAAACTGTTTATCCAATAAAAATATGTAAAATGCTTTTACTTGAATGAGTACTTTTAGTTAACTAGGTTCATTAAAGTACTTTTACTTGAATGGCAATATGGGTTTTGTGAACAAGAGCAAGTAGGCGTCAATTGACTTGAAAGAATATGCTTTTCAGAATGTTATCTAAGCTTCATTCCAAAACAGCATGATAGTAAATGATTCTAGGCTTGCTATACTACTTCTCAGGTATGCAAGGTATTATGAATTTATTGAGAGAGTTATTGTTAGAGCACAAGTAGCACAAAGTATTAGTAAGGCAATACAAGTAGGACTCCAAAAGGAAATTTGCACAATGAAATACAAATTTTAACATGATTCATCTTCAAAAAGAGATGAAATCAATCTCACATTGAGACCTATATACGTCAGTTTAGTTGTGTACCACTACTATTACCAATTGTGCTATTCCAACAAAACCTCCCTCTACTCCAGAACTCACCAGATTGTCATCACTATAAAACCTCCCTCTACACTCAAAATCACCTACATAAGTCAGCTTCCCATCACTATTCATTATGACATGTAACCAACAATATACACTTTATTAATGAACAAAAGTTATGCCACCAACCTCATATGACCCTTGCCATCCCCATTTTCACTTCCATGACCTTCATCATGCTAGCACAACAAAAATCACTGGCCTTATTAAATTTTCCATTGAAATTAAGAACTGCTTAAGTACATTATAACCTAGCCCACATAATCAACATAACCTGGCTGCAATTAAAAAACCAAATTAATACTGACTGCTAAGCAGGGACAGTTGACTGAGAAGGATTTCATGGTGGCAACCGTTGGAAAATAAATTTGCAGAAATAGAATAAAATGAAAGACAATAGAAATTGGACAAGGCGCTGATTAAGTGCTGTCTTATATCCAACAGTGGGTGGGCTAACTATATAATGTTTAGATTATAAATCTATCAGAGATGTGCACTTCGCAGTTGATTTATGGAACTCAAATTATACAGTCagacaaaaacaaaagaaagaatacCACAAGGTTTTAAGAGAATATGAGATTTGAATAAAATGATGCATCCATATAGGACAAAGAATATCAAAGCATCTGATGTGTCTTGATGCATGGGATTAGGGGTGTTTAAATTGAACCAAAAAACCGAACTGGTTCGATCCAAAATGGTTCAATTCCGAACCAAGCCTAAACCGAACTGGTTCGATCCAAAATGGTTCAATTTTGAAAGCTATAAATGGTTCTAGTTCGGGGTACGCTCCTTTGGTTTGGTTAACCAGTTTGACCCGAACCGAcccgattttaatttaaaaaatacctcTGATTGAGTTCACAGCTTTAAGTCCTTAACCGGTTCAAACCAATCAATCAAATCAGCTCAAAAGACCCAATTTTACAAATGGTGTGAGCTCAATTTAACAAAGCTTGTCATGTCAACCCAATTGGACCAAAGATtccggtttggttcaattaagCGAAACTGattcatttgaaatatatatattttttcaattatTTAAAAGTACAAATCGATTACCCGAACCAGATTTACTGGTTTGATTAGGTAGAACCAAATTGGTTCCAGTTCAAACTACCTTACTTTAACTGAACCGAACCAAGATTCGATTCGACCCTTCACGGTTGAGTTCAAGCAAGTTTGAACACCCGTAACTGGGACAAAAACATATTCTTGTGCATGACGTGTCCGCTAGGTATAAAAAAGGCATCTGAATTCTGAAGTATTTGATGCAACCAAGATTAAAACAACATTTATAGTACTTGATGCAATTGATGAGGTAAAAGCTTCACATTGTAATGTGACGCATTTGTACAGTACAAAAAACTACGAAGCATCAAATGTATCCTAACAAGACAAAGCATCTCACCAAGCATTATGCCAAATACATCCATCTTGGATGAAGACATCCAAAGCATCCTCTATCAaatagaatcaaagaacttgaacaacATTTCTAATACATAATCAAATTTAGCACTTATAATATAAAAGAATCTTTCCACTAGGATCATGCACATCAAAGCAAGATAAGGTGGAAGACAAAGTGGAGTTGCATCTTAACTGGGCTATAAAAGACACTTTTAATCATTTAATCTTGAAATTAAAAACTTTAGTGAATTGATCCTACTCAGAGCTCATATTAGCAAGAGCCTTATGCATTGGGACACCTTAGAAGATGCAAGTTGATCTTTTTTCTCATCAGATGTAGGCCACGTATAAAATCAATTCCTGTTTGTAAAACTAGCTAAAAATTTGCTTTACATTAGCTAAATCAACCATTCTTCTTGTTCTAACTGGAGCAATGAAATATATAACCAGATGAGTAAGGTCCTCACTGTCTTTGAACAAAATACTAAGCTATTAATTATTAGCCAAAAGCTATTATGTCGTGGTAGAACACAGACCAATTAGTTCCATAAACACATCATTAATAACATGATGAAGATCTTGGATGGCAAATTATGTAGATTTATTTTGATAAGAATCAGAAAAGCTGAAAATACCTTTTCTTTCTTAGGCTTGGAAGCTGATTTAAGATAAGGTCACAGAATTGctcaatcatttcatagcaagaaCTTTGATTTATCTCAGAAATCAGTGCATCAATCTGTTTCAGAGCAGCAGAAAAGGAAGCAAATTGACGTATTAGAAATCTTATAGAATTAATAATGATGAGAACAATTGAATAAGACAAATAAACCACAAAGCAATTGCACAAGCTAAAACCATGATCTATAGTCAAAACAAATATACCAGTGTTTTAAACCTTGCACAAGCAATTGCGTAATTTAAACCTTAACAGTGTTTCATGGTCTCGGTGTTAGAAGCAAGTGCCCCACCACCCGTATGGGACAGGCTACATGGGTAAGACACGACTCATCGGTGTACAGGATGATTCCAAGAGCAGATGCCATCATATTTAAATCATATGGGGACATGTTTAGTGCTCGGATTTCGATGAGATAGACAATTAAATATACCAAAAGGAGCAATTGGCTGGTAGGGGGTCCAACCAAGTAGGGTTTAGTATTGTGCTGGCAAATTTTGAACAGCCAAATCCACCAAGTTGCTTTAACCATATCCAAACATGGTTTTTTCAAGAAATCAAAGGAAAGCTACATCCAAACTCTTTGTAAACCTAGATTTACCATGGCTGCTACAAAATTTTCCTGCTTCATTATTGCTCAACGCCACATCTTCATTTGGTTAAGAATTAGGGATTCCGCAATTATGCAGAACATGACCCAAATCTGAACAAAATTCCACCTACTGGGAAAATCATAGACATAATTCCACGGTCCTTGACCACAATTAAAGgggaaaaaagaaggaagaaagtgAAGACCTAATAGCCATTTCATAGAGAACAATGAAATCTTTCTTGGACACAGAATGCAACAATTCATTTCAGAATGAAGCTGATTCCCATTCCATTTAAATTGCGTCATCTCTGTAGTGGTGATTTGAAAGAATTAGAGAAAGACGTAAGTAAAAGAGGAAGAAGGTGACGATGTGAAGCCAAGAAAGAAAGACaagcatacacacacacacacccttcCGAAGGCGTCGGAATCACGGCCGGCGGCGAGGAGGTCCGCAACGTCATTCTTGAGGAGCCTCAGCACGGCCTGCTTCTTCTTCCCGATCGCCTCGATCCGCGACTTTATGCGCTTCACGGCGCTCCGGCTGCGCATGCACGTCCCGCACAAATAAGCCGACATCGATCATCCAACAGCAACAACACCCAAAGAGCACGGAAAGAAGAGAAAAAGGGAGAGATTTTTAACAAACACTTACCATTTTCCTGAGAACTTCCCACCCACAAAACAATAGAACATCTCTCTGTCCTTCTTGATGCTCGTAGCTCACGACGTCAGGTCTGGGTAGAAGGAAGGCGAGTGTGGGACGAGGAGGCGTAATGTTGGGTGGTGGTGGTGCGGCTGTAGGCAGAAGAGCGGGGAGAGGAAGGAAACCGGCGGTGTAAGGAATGGAACGACTGCCTACAGCAGAGGGACAGCTCAGAGTAGAAGAGCAGACTACTCTTACCTGCCCGACTTCCTTTCCACAGCAAAGCAACAAATT
Protein-coding regions in this window:
- the LOC103985413 gene encoding uncharacterized protein LOC103985413; the encoded protein is MFYCFVGGKFSGKCRSAVKRIKSRIEAIGKKKQAVLRLLKNDVADLLAAGRDSDAFGRIDALISEINQSSCYEMIEQFCDLILNQLPSLRKKRECPDGVSEAVSTLIFAAARFPDLPELCDLRHVFTKRYGGQTESFVNAEFVEKVQKKEFSKEKKLQLLQNIVEEFSIRWDSWAFEQKSSNSPAVKYEQPKRAVLPRSANDATPPMLTKINKEEPLSKKNHEPTPITVARTQVQEPKNNYMISTFSTDQLHGTVVKTRKVNANEIENVEPYQIDAVVPPYGNLKIKQKGSCGNDDLRYVPRQRTTKVQEQLDPRGSEKQVGIMNSWNDKPNVVPPYTKSNGNSNKSQVIEKSANGLKYDRSQRHEEWSDPNAKERLPIRSVNNKGTATNMIPPYVKPKVNDISVNGDRMIQRLGSAGHNKPCHTNDNYKDQAPSDERIMSNSLLRNSQKPAIMETNEKSIYDEKLTSQTPRSQRRHRSRRSAGANGDYFDEGKNITRHPRAPIDDEFDNAIVYGKLMSQTSPWHGKDGGKHNVTTYDEEYEKEMVMDRLLIHYSKKGTTNERIKTRRRTRISSMDHVLDSDRSMDNQCSSRFQPGPGVSAAHPPERAVSLAPEPVRSAEALKLPTQAILMQSDLLSPSGRRVHSRLPEHDELPDSLP